One Streptomyces sp. NBC_00554 DNA segment encodes these proteins:
- a CDS encoding acyl-CoA dehydrogenase family protein: protein MSASSKLPPFDPADPLGIDDLLDAEDLAIRDTVRAWAADRVLPYVAEWYEKGELPGIRELARELGGIGALGMSLQGYGCAGASAVQYGLACLELEAADSGIRSLVSVQGSLAMYAIHRFGSEEQKQRWLPSMASGDVIGCFGLTEPDHGSDPGSMRTYAKRDGGDWVLNGRKMWITNGSVAGVAVVWAQTDDGIRGFVVPTDAAGFSAPEIKHKWSLRASVTSELILDDVRLPADAVLPEVTGLKGPLACLSHARYGIVWGAMGAARASFESAVEYSKTREQFGRPIGGFQLTQAKLADMAVELHKGILLAHHLGRRMDAGRLRPEQVSFGKLNNVREAIEICRTARTILGANGISLEYPVMRHATNLESVLTYEGTVEMHQLVLGKALTGLDAFR, encoded by the coding sequence ATGTCCGCGTCCTCGAAGTTGCCCCCCTTCGACCCCGCCGACCCCCTCGGTATCGACGACCTTCTGGACGCGGAGGACCTGGCGATCCGCGACACCGTGCGGGCGTGGGCCGCGGACCGGGTGCTCCCTTATGTCGCCGAGTGGTACGAGAAGGGGGAGCTGCCCGGGATCCGGGAGCTGGCGCGGGAGTTGGGCGGGATCGGGGCGCTCGGGATGTCGCTCCAGGGGTACGGGTGTGCGGGGGCCAGCGCCGTGCAGTACGGGCTTGCCTGTCTGGAGCTCGAGGCCGCCGATTCCGGGATCCGGTCGCTCGTTTCCGTGCAGGGCTCGCTCGCGATGTACGCCATCCACCGGTTCGGGTCTGAGGAGCAGAAGCAGCGGTGGCTGCCCTCCATGGCCTCGGGTGACGTCATCGGGTGCTTCGGGCTCACCGAGCCCGACCACGGGTCCGACCCGGGCTCCATGCGGACGTACGCCAAGCGCGACGGCGGGGACTGGGTCCTCAACGGGCGGAAGATGTGGATCACCAACGGGTCCGTCGCCGGGGTCGCCGTGGTGTGGGCGCAGACCGACGACGGGATCCGCGGGTTCGTCGTGCCCACCGACGCGGCCGGGTTCTCCGCTCCGGAGATCAAGCACAAGTGGTCGCTGCGGGCCTCCGTCACCAGCGAGCTGATCCTGGACGACGTACGGCTGCCCGCCGATGCCGTGCTGCCGGAGGTCACCGGGCTGAAGGGGCCGCTGGCCTGTCTGTCGCACGCGCGGTACGGGATCGTGTGGGGTGCGATGGGCGCCGCGCGGGCCAGCTTCGAGTCCGCCGTCGAATACTCCAAGACGCGCGAGCAGTTCGGGCGGCCCATCGGCGGCTTCCAGCTCACCCAGGCCAAGCTCGCCGACATGGCCGTCGAACTGCACAAGGGGATCCTGCTCGCCCATCACCTGGGGCGGCGGATGGACGCGGGGCGGCTGCGCCCGGAGCAGGTCAGCTTCGGGAAGCTCAACAACGTGCGGGAGGCGATCGAGATCTGCCGGACCGCCCGCACCATTCTCGGCGCCAACGGCATCTCGCTCGAATACCCCGTGATGCGGCACGCCACGAACCTGGAGTCGGTGCTCACCTATGAGGGCACCGTCGAAATGCATCAACTCGTGCTGGGCAAGGCGCTCACCGGACTCGATGCCTTCCGGTAG
- a CDS encoding cell division protein SepF, producing the protein MGSVRKASAWLGLVDDNDDERYYDDDNYAEGQAAGDAWVTDPRVKVASETAEEKGRRIGTVTPDSFRDARGIGELFRDGVPVIINLTAMEPADAKRVVDFAAGLTFGLRGTIERVATRVFLLTPANTEIVSGEAASRPQDGFFNQS; encoded by the coding sequence ATGGGATCGGTGCGCAAGGCGAGTGCCTGGCTTGGCCTCGTCGACGACAACGATGACGAGCGTTACTACGACGACGACAACTACGCCGAGGGCCAGGCGGCCGGCGATGCCTGGGTCACCGACCCTCGTGTGAAGGTCGCGTCCGAGACGGCGGAGGAAAAGGGCCGCCGGATCGGCACGGTCACCCCGGACAGCTTCCGGGACGCACGTGGAATCGGCGAACTCTTCCGGGACGGCGTCCCGGTCATCATCAACCTCACGGCCATGGAACCCGCCGACGCCAAGCGCGTGGTGGACTTCGCGGCCGGCCTGACCTTCGGCCTGCGCGGCACGATCGAACGGGTCGCCACCCGCGTCTTCCTGCTGACCCCTGCCAACACGGAGATCGTCAGCGGCGAGGCCGCGAGCCGTCCGCAGGACGGTTTCTTCAACCAGAGCTGA
- a CDS encoding DUF5685 family protein, whose product MFGIVRPCRHRLGEGLKTQWMAHLCGLCLALRGDHGQFARVVTNYDGLLVSVLTEAQAARATGGRRTAGPCPLRGMRTASVAQGEGARLAAAVSLVLASAKVRDHVADGDGLLARKPVALAARRVARSWGRAGARTGSAVGFDTAVLVDAVDRQIGVEALAGLGTPLLTVTEPTETATAAAFAHTAVLAGRPGNAVPLAEAGRLFGRLAHLLDAVEDRETDAASGAWNPLTATGTSLVEARRLADDALHGIRLALREVEFSDGRLAHTLLAHELRNSVDRAFGTSSCSHQSHQADVYGPPTGPYAPPGGPGGPPLPPEPPHRDRRGLIVGCLVWAGLACTCQMCCGEYEDPWSRERREGLCSQCDCDCSGCGDCCDCGDCCGNCCDGCDCGCDCGGC is encoded by the coding sequence GTGTTCGGAATAGTCAGGCCCTGCCGGCACCGTCTCGGTGAGGGGCTGAAGACCCAGTGGATGGCGCATTTGTGCGGGCTGTGCCTCGCGCTGCGCGGGGATCACGGTCAGTTCGCCAGGGTCGTCACGAACTATGACGGGCTGCTGGTATCGGTTTTGACGGAGGCTCAGGCCGCGCGCGCCACCGGGGGGCGGCGTACGGCGGGGCCCTGTCCCTTGCGCGGTATGCGCACCGCGTCCGTCGCGCAGGGCGAGGGCGCGCGGCTCGCCGCCGCCGTCTCGCTGGTGCTGGCGTCGGCCAAGGTGCGCGATCACGTGGCGGACGGGGACGGGCTGTTGGCCCGCAAGCCGGTGGCGCTCGCCGCGCGCCGGGTCGCCAGGAGCTGGGGGCGCGCCGGTGCGCGTACCGGTTCGGCAGTCGGGTTCGACACGGCTGTGCTGGTCGACGCCGTGGACCGGCAGATCGGTGTCGAGGCGCTGGCCGGGCTCGGGACGCCGCTTCTGACGGTCACCGAGCCGACCGAGACCGCGACCGCCGCGGCCTTCGCGCACACCGCCGTGCTCGCCGGGAGACCGGGCAACGCCGTGCCGCTCGCCGAGGCGGGACGGCTCTTCGGACGGCTCGCGCATCTCCTGGATGCCGTGGAGGACAGGGAAACTGACGCCGCGTCGGGCGCCTGGAATCCGCTGACGGCCACCGGGACCTCGCTCGTGGAGGCGCGGCGGCTCGCGGACGACGCGCTGCACGGGATACGGCTGGCGCTGCGCGAGGTCGAGTTCAGTGACGGCAGGCTGGCGCACACGCTGCTCGCGCACGAGCTGCGGAACTCCGTGGACCGCGCCTTCGGCACGAGCTCGTGCTCACACCAGTCGCATCAGGCGGACGTATACGGCCCGCCGACCGGACCGTACGCGCCTCCCGGCGGCCCGGGCGGACCGCCGCTTCCCCCGGAGCCGCCGCACCGCGACCGGCGCGGGCTCATCGTGGGCTGCTTGGTGTGGGCGGGGCTGGCCTGCACGTGCCAGATGTGCTGCGGCGAGTACGAGGACCCGTGGAGCCGGGAGCGCAGGGAAGGGCTCTGCAGTCAGTGCGACTGCGACTGCAGTGGGTGCGGTGACTGCTGCGACTGCGGTGATTGTTGCGGCAATTGCTGCGACGGGTGTGATTGCGGGTGTGATTGCGGCGGCTGCTGA
- a CDS encoding ABC transporter substrate-binding protein: protein MSTPSRPRSRHFIPFALVTSAALLLTACGSGDSGSTGSGGTDAQAAVNNDGIPTADVLSSVKKDAAAAKLLPSGTTGLSIAVSVSGQPPGTSYLEDGKTLAGQDVDFANAVAKTLGIKLDYEAASFEAILPALDSGKYDLGIGNFGVTDERRKTIDFVTYINDGQGFATRDDSKLTKITDLKQLCGLNVATAAGTTFEATLEDNKKVCTDAGKDAYKVQTYSEQGAIWSSLQQGRSDIVMSTINGLRYAVAHQEGVKFLSEYHRLDVGFAFKKGTKLAPAFQAAVNELIADGTYDKILEKWGTTGSEIEKSEISPSEIKD from the coding sequence ATGAGTACGCCCTCGCGACCCCGTAGTCGCCATTTCATCCCCTTTGCCCTGGTTACCTCCGCGGCGCTGCTGCTCACGGCGTGCGGTTCCGGTGACTCGGGAAGCACGGGCTCCGGCGGAACCGACGCCCAGGCCGCGGTCAACAACGACGGAATCCCCACGGCGGACGTGCTCTCTTCCGTCAAGAAGGACGCGGCGGCGGCCAAGTTGCTGCCCTCCGGGACCACCGGTCTCAGCATCGCGGTCAGCGTCTCCGGTCAGCCGCCGGGCACCTCGTACCTGGAGGACGGCAAGACCCTCGCCGGCCAGGACGTCGACTTCGCCAACGCGGTCGCGAAGACCCTCGGCATCAAGCTGGACTACGAGGCCGCGAGCTTCGAGGCGATCCTGCCGGCCCTCGACAGCGGCAAGTACGACCTCGGCATCGGCAACTTCGGTGTGACCGACGAGCGCCGCAAGACCATCGACTTCGTCACCTACATCAACGACGGCCAGGGCTTCGCCACCCGCGACGACAGCAAACTCACGAAGATCACCGACCTGAAGCAGCTGTGCGGCCTGAACGTCGCGACCGCCGCGGGCACGACCTTCGAGGCGACCCTGGAGGACAACAAGAAGGTCTGCACGGACGCCGGCAAGGACGCCTACAAGGTGCAGACCTACAGCGAGCAGGGCGCGATCTGGTCCTCGCTGCAACAGGGCCGCAGCGACATCGTGATGAGCACGATCAACGGCCTGCGCTACGCGGTCGCCCACCAGGAGGGCGTGAAGTTCCTCAGCGAGTACCACCGCCTCGACGTCGGCTTCGCCTTCAAGAAGGGCACGAAGCTGGCCCCCGCCTTCCAGGCCGCGGTGAACGAACTCATCGCCGACGGGACGTACGACAAGATCCTCGAGAAGTGGGGCACCACCGGCTCGGAGATCGAGAAGTCGGAGATCTCACCATCGGAGATCAAGGACTGA
- a CDS encoding amino acid ABC transporter permease, translating to MSSDTLTKVAAPEDAVPLRIVPQRRLGQWTAAVVVLVLLGLALNSVVRNDAFQWDVVGDYFTTAAVLRGLWLTLWLTALVMALGFALGTLLAAFRLSTNPVLRAVSWGYVWLFRSMPILVQLLFWFNIGVLYPEILGIKTVNLLGPVTVAIVGLTLHEAAYAAEVVRGGILSVDRGQIEAAQALGLSRWRRWWKIVLPQAMRSIVPPAGNMLIGTLKGTSIVSVIAVQDLLYSVQLVYHRTYQVMPLLMVATLWYVIVTSVLSVGQYYVERHYARGSERTR from the coding sequence ATGTCCTCCGACACCCTTACCAAGGTGGCCGCACCGGAAGATGCGGTGCCTTTGCGCATCGTCCCGCAGCGCCGCCTGGGCCAGTGGACCGCCGCCGTCGTCGTCCTGGTCCTGCTCGGGCTCGCCCTCAACTCCGTAGTGCGCAATGACGCGTTCCAGTGGGACGTCGTGGGCGACTACTTCACGACCGCCGCGGTCCTGCGCGGACTCTGGCTCACCCTCTGGCTGACCGCGCTCGTGATGGCGCTCGGCTTCGCCCTCGGCACCCTGCTCGCCGCGTTCCGGCTCTCCACCAATCCCGTGCTGCGGGCGGTGAGTTGGGGATACGTCTGGCTGTTCCGGTCGATGCCGATCCTGGTGCAGCTGCTGTTCTGGTTCAACATCGGAGTGCTGTACCCGGAGATCCTCGGGATCAAGACGGTGAACCTGCTCGGCCCGGTCACCGTCGCCATCGTCGGCCTCACCCTGCACGAGGCCGCGTACGCCGCCGAGGTGGTGCGCGGCGGCATCCTCTCCGTCGACCGCGGCCAGATCGAGGCCGCGCAGGCGCTCGGGCTGAGCCGGTGGCGCCGCTGGTGGAAGATCGTGCTGCCGCAGGCGATGCGCTCCATCGTGCCGCCGGCCGGGAACATGCTGATCGGCACCCTCAAGGGCACCTCCATCGTCAGCGTCATCGCCGTACAGGACCTGCTCTACTCGGTCCAGCTCGTCTACCACCGCACCTACCAGGTCATGCCCCTGCTGATGGTGGCCACCCTCTGGTACGTCATCGTCACCTCGGTGCTCAGCGTCGGCCAGTACTACGTGGAGCGGCACTATGCGCGCGGTTCGGAGCGCACCCGATGA
- a CDS encoding FAD/NAD(P)-binding protein: MSAGRPSLVIVGAGPRGTGVLERIAANLPELYGDSGSQGAQGSVSSGSFGGSEGFDIHLVDPYPPGGGRIWREEQSSLLWMNSQAQDVTMFTDETVAMDGPVLEGPTLHEWAGVDGRVFADRQRQGTYLRWVYERAVDALPPGVRVQHHPRRALRVDGPRGGRQQVWLEGRPEPLLADLVVLALGHLDAELDDEQRELAAYAERHGLVHLPPDFTADSDLSALEAGEPVLVRGFGLAFVDLMVLLTEGRGGRHEGETYVPSGREPILYVGSRRGVPYHSKIGYGWEGERPPLPRFLGPAEIDELLARPEGFDFRRDVQPLIEKELGFAHYHRLFAAHPERTRMAWTDFEEKYAATDTAEIQALVASAVPDPADRLDLAALDHPLDGVRYTSQEELQRGLRAYIEGDLTRRHDPSNSPDLAVFLGLLSVYGQLVRLGDIGPWWHGFFSYLASGPPGPRLRQMLALSRAGILKFVGADMTVTAEDGVFRAGSATVPGATVEARALVEARLPHPTVERTSDSLLRELYADGAAATPEGLLAVDPSDGRVLDRSGTPHPRRFALGPHTDARGSGAFTRPRTGGPAFRQNDAAARAVLAFLRALSCRAAA; encoded by the coding sequence ATGAGCGCCGGGCGGCCCTCGCTGGTGATCGTGGGCGCCGGGCCGCGGGGGACCGGTGTCCTGGAGCGGATCGCCGCCAACCTGCCTGAGCTGTACGGCGATTCGGGGTCGCAAGGCGCGCAGGGTTCGGTGAGCTCCGGGAGTTTCGGGGGCTCCGAGGGTTTCGATATCCATCTCGTCGACCCCTATCCGCCGGGCGGCGGGCGCATCTGGCGCGAGGAGCAGTCGTCGCTGCTGTGGATGAACTCGCAGGCCCAGGACGTCACGATGTTCACCGACGAGACCGTGGCCATGGACGGGCCGGTGCTCGAAGGTCCCACGCTGCACGAGTGGGCGGGCGTCGACGGGCGGGTCTTCGCGGACCGGCAGCGCCAGGGCACGTACCTGCGCTGGGTGTACGAACGGGCCGTGGACGCCCTGCCTCCGGGCGTCCGGGTCCAGCACCACCCGCGCCGGGCCCTGCGTGTCGACGGGCCCCGTGGCGGCCGTCAGCAGGTGTGGCTGGAGGGTCGGCCGGAGCCGCTCCTCGCCGACCTCGTGGTCCTGGCGCTCGGTCACCTCGACGCCGAACTCGACGACGAACAGCGGGAATTGGCGGCGTACGCCGAGCGTCACGGGCTGGTGCATCTGCCGCCGGACTTCACCGCCGACAGTGACCTGTCCGCGCTGGAGGCGGGTGAACCCGTCCTCGTGCGCGGCTTCGGGCTCGCCTTCGTCGACCTGATGGTGCTGCTGACGGAGGGGCGCGGCGGACGCCATGAGGGGGAGACGTACGTCCCGTCCGGGCGTGAGCCGATCCTGTACGTCGGCTCCCGGCGCGGGGTGCCCTACCACTCCAAGATCGGTTACGGCTGGGAGGGTGAACGGCCGCCGCTGCCAAGGTTCTTGGGGCCCGCGGAGATCGACGAACTGCTGGCGCGCCCGGAGGGGTTCGACTTCCGGCGGGATGTCCAGCCGCTGATCGAGAAGGAGCTCGGGTTCGCGCACTACCACCGGCTGTTCGCGGCACACCCCGAGCGGACGCGGATGGCCTGGACGGACTTCGAGGAGAAGTACGCGGCCACGGACACCGCCGAGATCCAGGCACTGGTGGCGTCCGCCGTTCCGGACCCCGCCGACCGGCTCGACCTCGCCGCCCTCGACCACCCGCTGGACGGGGTGCGGTACACCTCGCAGGAGGAACTCCAGAGGGGCCTGCGCGCGTACATCGAAGGCGATCTGACGCGGCGTCACGACCCGTCGAACAGCCCGGACCTGGCCGTCTTCCTCGGGCTGCTCTCCGTATACGGTCAGTTGGTCCGGCTCGGTGACATCGGCCCGTGGTGGCACGGCTTCTTCAGCTATCTCGCGTCGGGGCCGCCCGGACCTCGGCTGCGGCAGATGCTGGCCCTGTCGCGGGCCGGGATCCTGAAGTTCGTGGGCGCGGACATGACGGTCACCGCCGAGGACGGGGTCTTCCGGGCGGGCAGTGCCACGGTGCCGGGCGCGACGGTCGAGGCCCGCGCGCTCGTCGAGGCACGGCTGCCGCACCCCACGGTCGAGCGCACCAGCGACTCGCTGCTGCGTGAGCTGTACGCCGACGGGGCCGCCGCGACCCCCGAAGGGCTGCTCGCCGTGGACCCCTCCGACGGGCGGGTCCTGGACCGCTCCGGCACCCCGCACCCCCGGCGTTTCGCGCTCGGCCCGCACACCGACGCCCGCGGCTCGGGGGCGTTCACCCGGCCGCGTACCGGGGGCCCGGCCTTCCGGCAGAACGACGCGGCGGCGCGTGCCGTGCTGGCGTTCCTGCGCGCGCTGTCCTGTCGGGCCGCGGCCTGA
- a CDS encoding amino acid ABC transporter permease has protein sequence MSLTSDPPRTKTAPEPEDLGALLVVPVRHPWRWAAVVATAVLLAQFAHGLVTNAGWEWEVFADYFAADVVLKAVWVTLQLTFYGTALGFALGIVLAFMRLSQSRFLKAVAFGYVWAFRSIPLIVQLLFWFNLAYLYPELQFGIPFGPGFFSFDTMGLVGAMSAAVLGLALHQAAYAAEIVRGGVLAVDGGQLDAAAALGIPKLRQIRRIVLPQAMRSILPNAANEVISLFKGTSIVSVMAIGELFYQVQVIYGRNGRVVPLLMVATAWYILLTSALSVLQYYVERHYAKGAVR, from the coding sequence ATGTCTCTGACCAGTGATCCACCCCGCACCAAAACGGCCCCCGAACCGGAGGACCTCGGCGCGCTCCTGGTCGTGCCCGTCCGCCACCCCTGGCGCTGGGCCGCCGTCGTCGCGACCGCCGTACTGCTCGCGCAGTTCGCGCACGGGCTTGTCACCAACGCCGGCTGGGAATGGGAGGTGTTCGCCGACTACTTCGCGGCGGACGTGGTTCTCAAGGCCGTCTGGGTCACGCTCCAACTCACCTTCTACGGCACGGCGTTGGGCTTCGCGCTCGGCATCGTGCTGGCCTTCATGCGGCTGTCGCAGAGCCGGTTCCTCAAGGCCGTCGCCTTCGGCTATGTCTGGGCGTTCCGGTCGATCCCGCTCATCGTCCAGCTCTTGTTCTGGTTCAACCTGGCCTACCTGTACCCGGAGTTGCAGTTCGGGATCCCCTTCGGGCCGGGGTTCTTCTCCTTCGACACGATGGGCCTGGTCGGGGCGATGAGCGCGGCCGTGCTGGGACTGGCCCTGCACCAGGCCGCGTATGCCGCGGAGATCGTGCGCGGGGGCGTACTGGCCGTGGACGGTGGGCAACTGGATGCGGCGGCCGCGCTGGGCATCCCGAAGCTGCGGCAGATCCGGCGGATCGTGCTGCCCCAGGCGATGCGCTCGATCCTGCCGAACGCCGCCAACGAGGTGATCTCCCTCTTCAAGGGAACCTCCATCGTCTCCGTCATGGCGATCGGCGAACTCTTCTACCAAGTCCAGGTCATCTACGGGCGCAACGGCAGGGTCGTACCCCTCCTGATGGTCGCCACCGCCTGGTACATCCTCCTGACCAGCGCACTCTCCGTCCTCCAGTACTACGTCGAACGTCACTACGCCAAGGGAGCCGTCCGATGA
- a CDS encoding amino acid ABC transporter ATP-binding protein, whose protein sequence is MSAPTNSAMVDIKSVHKSFGSLEVLKGVDLEVRTGEVTVILGPSGSGKSTLLRTINHLEKVDQGWISVDGTLVGYRRSGDKLYELREREILKQRTQIGFVFQNFNLFPHLTVLDNIVEAPVSALKRPRKDAVETARKLLDRVGLSDKADAYPKQLSGGQQQRVAIARALALEPKLLLFDEPTSALDPELVGEVLDVIKDLAHQGTTMIVVTHEIGFAREVADTVVFMDDGRVVEQGAPGDVLDKPQHERTRAFLSKVL, encoded by the coding sequence ATGAGCGCGCCCACGAACTCCGCCATGGTCGACATCAAGTCCGTCCACAAGAGCTTCGGTTCGCTGGAAGTGCTCAAAGGCGTCGACCTCGAAGTGCGGACCGGAGAGGTCACCGTCATCCTCGGCCCTTCCGGGTCCGGCAAGTCGACGCTGCTGCGCACCATCAACCACCTGGAGAAGGTCGACCAGGGCTGGATCAGCGTCGACGGCACCCTCGTCGGTTACCGGCGCTCCGGCGACAAGCTGTACGAGCTGCGTGAGCGCGAGATCCTCAAGCAGCGCACCCAGATCGGCTTCGTCTTCCAGAACTTCAACCTCTTCCCGCACCTCACCGTGCTGGACAATATCGTCGAGGCGCCGGTCTCCGCGCTGAAGCGGCCCCGCAAGGACGCCGTGGAGACCGCGCGGAAACTGCTCGACCGGGTGGGGCTCTCCGACAAGGCCGACGCCTACCCGAAGCAGTTGTCCGGCGGTCAGCAGCAGCGCGTCGCCATCGCCCGCGCGCTGGCCCTGGAGCCGAAGCTGCTGCTCTTCGACGAGCCGACCTCCGCGCTCGACCCCGAGCTGGTCGGCGAAGTCCTCGACGTCATCAAGGACTTGGCCCACCAGGGCACCACGATGATCGTGGTCACGCACGAGATCGGCTTCGCCCGAGAGGTCGCCGACACCGTTGTCTTCATGGACGACGGCCGCGTCGTCGAGCAGGGCGCCCCCGGCGACGTACTCGACAAGCCGCAGCACGAACGGACCCGGGCGTTTCTGTCCAAGGTCCTCTGA
- a CDS encoding ABC transporter substrate-binding protein, with amino-acid sequence MLSRRTFAASIAALVTAPLLSACGGDSDAATGTGGSDTKKVGNINIGPDQNRVRGKKVDEIAALVPAAVRERGTLKLGQSADASPPLGFYATDDKTRIGSEIDLATLVADTLGLKLDNEEVSWENLFVGLDSGKFDAVFSNVTVTEERKEKYDFATYRLDNIAFEAKKGVDWTVKEPKDVAGKTIAVSSGTNQEKILVDWSKQNEDAGLKPVDIKYYQKDTDYYLALQSGRIDAYLGPSPSAAYHVSSAGQTEVVGTLSGAGDKLQGKIAATTKKDSGLVDAYAAAIDHVIENGQYAEVLKRWGLTTEAVEKSEINPPGLPKTES; translated from the coding sequence ATGCTGTCCCGACGCACCTTCGCAGCCTCCATCGCCGCCCTCGTCACCGCTCCGCTGCTCAGCGCCTGCGGCGGTGACAGTGACGCGGCGACCGGGACGGGCGGCTCGGACACCAAGAAGGTCGGCAACATCAACATCGGTCCCGACCAGAACCGCGTCCGCGGCAAGAAGGTCGACGAGATCGCCGCGCTCGTGCCGGCGGCCGTCCGTGAGCGCGGCACGCTGAAGCTCGGCCAGAGCGCCGACGCCTCGCCGCCACTCGGGTTCTACGCGACCGACGACAAAACCCGGATCGGCTCGGAGATCGACCTCGCGACGCTCGTCGCGGACACCCTCGGCCTCAAGCTCGACAACGAGGAGGTCTCCTGGGAGAACCTCTTCGTCGGGCTCGACAGCGGCAAGTTCGACGCCGTGTTCTCCAACGTCACCGTCACCGAGGAACGCAAGGAGAAGTACGACTTCGCGACCTACCGCCTCGACAACATCGCCTTCGAGGCGAAGAAGGGCGTCGACTGGACGGTCAAGGAGCCCAAGGACGTCGCGGGCAAGACCATCGCCGTCTCCTCCGGCACCAACCAGGAGAAGATCCTCGTCGACTGGAGCAAGCAGAACGAGGACGCCGGTCTGAAGCCCGTCGACATCAAGTACTACCAGAAGGACACGGACTACTACCTGGCGCTGCAGTCGGGACGTATCGACGCGTATCTCGGCCCGAGCCCGTCCGCCGCGTACCACGTCTCGTCCGCCGGGCAGACCGAGGTCGTCGGCACTCTCTCCGGAGCCGGCGACAAGCTCCAGGGCAAGATCGCGGCCACCACGAAGAAGGACAGCGGTCTCGTGGACGCCTACGCGGCGGCCATCGACCACGTGATCGAGAACGGCCAGTACGCCGAGGTGCTCAAGCGCTGGGGGCTGACGACCGAGGCCGTCGAGAAGTCCGAGATCAACCCTCCGGGCCTGCCGAAGACCGAGTCGTAG
- a CDS encoding LLM class flavin-dependent oxidoreductase: MTAPNGRALLHLAAALDQQAAYDAASHVELAQLAERGAFDFVTLGDTFARPGPDALAVLARVAPVTRRVGLVPTVTTTHTEPFHVQAAVATLDWVSHGRAGWQIDVSTSEGEARLFGRRHAAPADALWREAGEVADVAARLWDSWQDDAEIRDESTGRFIDRDRLHYVDFEGPTFSVKGPSIVPRPPQGHPVRVVDATEGHARQTAARYADVALVRVARPAQARAVRAELREGAARFGRDPDDLRVLAGLTVDLGDGEHAAEPGHGGGGPRQTAQGPLYRGGPVDLADLIASWHEADAADGFHLTPVEPLRDLERLVNGTVALLQHRGLFRTFYPGSTLREHLGLARPANQYAVAGGTS; encoded by the coding sequence ATGACCGCACCGAACGGCCGGGCGCTTCTGCATCTGGCCGCCGCTCTCGATCAGCAGGCGGCCTACGATGCCGCCTCCCATGTGGAGTTGGCGCAGCTCGCGGAGCGTGGGGCGTTCGACTTCGTGACGCTCGGCGACACTTTCGCGCGTCCGGGGCCCGACGCGCTCGCCGTGCTTGCGCGGGTCGCGCCGGTCACCCGCCGGGTCGGTCTGGTGCCGACCGTGACCACCACGCACACCGAGCCCTTCCATGTACAGGCGGCCGTGGCGACCCTCGACTGGGTCAGTCATGGGCGGGCCGGCTGGCAGATCGACGTGTCGACGTCCGAGGGCGAGGCGCGGCTGTTCGGCCGGCGGCACGCCGCGCCCGCCGACGCGCTGTGGCGGGAGGCCGGTGAAGTCGCCGACGTGGCCGCCCGGTTGTGGGACAGCTGGCAGGACGACGCCGAGATACGCGATGAGTCGACAGGCCGCTTCATCGACCGGGACAGGCTGCACTACGTCGACTTCGAGGGGCCGACCTTCTCGGTGAAGGGCCCCTCGATCGTGCCGCGCCCGCCGCAGGGTCACCCCGTCCGGGTCGTCGACGCGACCGAGGGGCATGCCCGGCAGACCGCGGCCCGGTACGCCGATGTGGCGCTCGTACGGGTCGCGCGCCCGGCGCAGGCCCGCGCTGTACGGGCCGAACTGCGGGAAGGGGCCGCCCGGTTCGGGCGCGACCCCGACGACCTGCGCGTCCTCGCCGGACTCACCGTCGACCTCGGTGACGGCGAGCACGCGGCCGAACCGGGCCACGGCGGCGGCGGACCCCGGCAGACCGCCCAGGGCCCGCTGTACCGGGGCGGCCCTGTCGACCTCGCCGACCTGATCGCCTCCTGGCACGAGGCCGACGCCGCCGACGGCTTCCACCTCACGCCCGTCGAACCACTCCGTGACCTGGAACGGCTCGTCAACGGAACGGTGGCGCTGCTCCAGCACCGCGGCCTGTTCCGCACCTTCTATCCGGGCAGCACGCTCCGGGAGCACCTGGGGCTCGCCCGGCCCGCCAACCAGTACGCCGTGGCAGGGGGAACGTCATGA